One window from the genome of Cricetulus griseus strain 17A/GY chromosome 2, alternate assembly CriGri-PICRH-1.0, whole genome shotgun sequence encodes:
- the Map3k12 gene encoding mitogen-activated protein kinase kinase kinase 12 isoform X2, producing MSSRLLPCALPPPRPRLARCAALLAPEAMACLHETRTPSPSFGGFVSTLSEASMRKLDPDTSDCTPEKDLTPTQCVLRDVVPLGGQGGGGPSPSPGGEPPPEPFANSVLQLHEQDTGGPGGATGSPESRASRVRADEVRLQCQSGSGFLEGLFGCLRPVWTMIGKAYSTEHKQQQEDLWEVPFEEILDLQWVGSGAQGAVFLGRFHGEEVAVKKVRDLKETDIKHLRKLKHPNIITFKGVCTQAPCYCILMEFCAQGQLYEVLRAGRPVTPSLLVDWSMGIAGGMNYLHLHKIIHRDLKSPNMLITYDDVVKISDFGTSKELSDKSTKMSFAGTVAWMAPEVIRNEPVSEKVDIWSFGVVLWELLTGEIPYKDVDSSAIIWGVGSNSLHLPVPSSCPDGFKILLRQCWNSKPRNRPSFRQILLHLDIASADVLSTPQETYFKSQAEWREEVKLHFEKIKSEGTCLHRLEEELVMRRREELRHALDIREHYERKLERANNLYMELNALMLQLELKERELLRREQALERRCPGLLKSHPSRGLLHGNTMEKLIKKRNVPQKLSPHSKRPDILKTESLLPKLDAALSGVGLPGCPKGPPSPGRSRRGKTRHRKASAKGSCGDLPGLRATLPPHEPGGLGGPGGLGVGPSAWDACPPALRGLHHDLLLRKMSSSSPDLLSAALGARGRGATGGARDPGSPPPPQGDTPPSEGSAPGSTSPDSPGGAKGEPPPPVGPGEGVGLLGTGREGTAGRGGSRAGSQHLTPAALLYRAAVTRSQKRGISSEEEEGEVDSEVELPPSQRWPQGPNMRQSLSTFSSENPSDVEEGTASEPSPSGTPEVGSTNTDERPDERSDDMCSQGSEIPLDPPASEVVPDPETSSLPIQHQDLLRGEQGPNPEDSDCDSTELDNSNSIDALRPPASLPP from the exons ATGTCGTCCCGCCTTCTTCCTTGCGCACTGCCTCCTCCCAGGCCGAGACT GGCCCGCTGCGCAGCACTCCTGGCTCCAGAGGCCATGGCTTGCCTCCATGAGACCCGAACACCCTCTCCTTCCTTTGGGGGTTTTGTGTCTACTCTAAGTGAGGCTTCCATGCGCAAGCTGGATCCAGACACTTCAGACTGCACCCCTGAGAAGGACCTGACACCTACCCAATGTGTGCTTCGAGATGTTGTGCCTCTGGGTGGTcagggtgggggagggcccagcccctcCCCAGGTGGAGAGCCTCCCCCAGAGCCTTTTGCCAATAGTGTGCTCCAGCTACACGAGCAGGATACAGGTGGGCCAGGGGGAGCCACTGGGTCACCTGAGAGCCGAGCATCCAGAGTTCGAGCTGATGAGGTACGGCTGCAGTGCCAGAGTGGCAGTGGCTTCCTTGAAGGTCTCTTTGGCTGCCTGCGCCCTGTCTGGACAATGATTGGCAAAGCCTACTCCACAGAGCACAAGCAACAGCAGGAAG ACCTTTGGGAAGTCCCCTTTGAGGAAATCCTGGACCTGCAGTGGGTAGGCTCAGGGGCTCAGGGTGCTGTTTTCCTGGGACGCTTCCATGGGGAGGAAGTGGCTGTGAAGAAGGTTCGAGACCTCAAGGAGACCGACATCAAGCATCTTCGAAAGCTGAAGCACCCCAACATCATCACTTTCAA GGGTGTTTGCACACAGGCTCCCTGCTACTGCATCCTTATGGAATTCTGCGCTCAAGGCCAGCTATATGAGGTGCTCAGAGCTGGCCGCCCTGTCACACCTTCCTTGCTGGTTGACTGGTCTATGGGCATCGCTGGTGGCATGAATTACCTGCACCTGCACAAGATCATCCACAGAGACCTTAAATCCCCCAA CATGCTAATCACATACGATGATGTGGTGAAGATCTCAGATTTTGGCACTTCCAAGGagttgagtgacaagagcaccaaGATGTCCTTTGCAGGGACAGTGGCCTGGATGGCCCCTGAGGTGATACGCAATGAGCCTGTGTCTGAGAAGGTCGACATCTG GTCCTTTGGGGTGGTGCTATGGGAACTACTGACTGGCGAGATTCCCTACAAAGACGTAGACTCCTCAGCCATCATCTGGGGTGTAGGAAGCAACAGTCTCCACCTGCCTGTGCCCTCCAGCTGCCCAGATGGCTTTAAAATTCTCCTTCGCCAGTGCTG GAACAGCAAACCACGAAACCGCCCATCATTCCGACAGATATTACTACACCTGGATATCGCCTCAGCGGATGTGCTCTCCACACCCCAGGAGACTTACTTTAAGTCCCAG GCAGAGTGgcgggaagaagtcaaactgcaCTTTGAAAAGATTAAGTCAGAAGGAACATGTCTGCACCGCCTAGAAGAGGAGCTGGTGATGCGAAGAAGGGAGGAGCTCAG GCATGCCCTGGACATCAGGGAGCACTATGAGCGGAAGCTGGAGAGAGCCAACAACCTGTACATGGAACTGAACGCCCTCATGTTGCAACTAGAGCTCAAAGAGAGGGAGCTGCTCAG GAGAGAGCAGGCTTTAGAAAGGAGGTGTCCAGGTCTCCTAAAGTCACACCCTTCCCGAGGCCTCCTACATGGAAACACGATGGAGAAGCTTATCaagaaaaggaatgtgccacagaAACTGTCACCCCACAGCAAAAG GCCAGATATTCTCAAGACAGAGTCTTTGCTACCTAAACTAGATGCAGCACTAAGTGGGGTGGGGCTTCCTGGGTGTCCTAAGGGACCACCCTCACCAGGAAGGAGTCGCCGTGGCAAGACCCGTCACCGAAAGGCCAGTGCCAAGGGCAGCTGTGGAGACCTGCCTGGGCTTCGAGCAACATTGCCGCCCCACGAACCTGGAGGACTAGGAGGCCCAGGGGGCCTAGGAGTGGGTCCTTCAGCTTGGGATGCCTGCCCCCCTGCTCTCCGTGGACTCCACCATGACCTTCTACTGCGAAAGATGTCATCATCATCCCCAGATCTTCTATCAGCAGCACTGGGAGCCCGAGGCCGAGGAGCCACAGGGGGAGCTCGGGATCCTGGCTCACCTCCTCCACCCCAGGGCGATACTCCTCCAAGTGAGGGATCAGCTCCTGGTTCCACCAGCCCAGACTCACCTGGGGGGGCCAAAGGGGAACCACCTCCACCAGTAGGACCTGGTGAAGGTGTGGGGCTGCTGGGAACTGGAAGGGAAGGGACTGCAGGACGGGGAGGAAGCCGGGCTGGGTCCCAGCACTTGACCCCAGCTGCACTGCTGTACAGGGCTGCTGTGACTCGAAGTCAG AAACGTGGTATCTCAtctgaagaggaagaaggagaggtggACAGTGAAGTAGAGCTGCCCCCAAGTCAGAG GTGGCCTCAGGGCCCGAACATGCGACAGTCACTATCTACCTTCAGCTCAGAGAACCCATCGGATGTGGAGGAAGGTACAGCTAGTGAGCCTTCTCCCAGCGGTACACCAGAAGTTGGCAGTACCAACACTGATGAACGGCCAGATGAAAGGTCTGATGACATGTGCTCCCAGGGATCAGAAATCCCACTGGACCCCCCTGCTTCAGAGGTGgtccctgaccctgaaaccagctCCTTGCCCATTCAACACCAGGACCTACTCAGAGGTGAGCAG GGCCCCAATCCTGAGGACTCAGACTGTGACAGCACTGAATTGGACAACTCCAACAGCATTGATGCCCTGCGGCCCCCAGCCTCCCTTCCTCCATGA
- the Map3k12 gene encoding mitogen-activated protein kinase kinase kinase 12 isoform X4 — translation MACLHETRTPSPSFGGFVSTLSEASMRKLDPDTSDCTPEKDLTPTQCVLRDVVPLGGQGGGGPSPSPGGEPPPEPFANSVLQLHEQDTGGPGGATGSPESRASRVRADEVRLQCQSGSGFLEGLFGCLRPVWTMIGKAYSTEHKQQQEDLWEVPFEEILDLQWVGSGAQGAVFLGRFHGEEVAVKKVRDLKETDIKHLRKLKHPNIITFKGVCTQAPCYCILMEFCAQGQLYEVLRAGRPVTPSLLVDWSMGIAGGMNYLHLHKIIHRDLKSPNMLITYDDVVKISDFGTSKELSDKSTKMSFAGTVAWMAPEVIRNEPVSEKVDIWSFGVVLWELLTGEIPYKDVDSSAIIWGVGSNSLHLPVPSSCPDGFKILLRQCWNSKPRNRPSFRQILLHLDIASADVLSTPQETYFKSQAEWREEVKLHFEKIKSEGTCLHRLEEELVMRRREELSAKIICLFRHALDIREHYERKLERANNLYMELNALMLQLELKERELLRREQALERRCPGLLKSHPSRGLLHGNTMEKLIKKRNVPQKLSPHSKRPDILKTESLLPKLDAALSGVGLPGCPKGPPSPGRSRRGKTRHRKASAKGSCGDLPGLRATLPPHEPGGLGGPGGLGVGPSAWDACPPALRGLHHDLLLRKMSSSSPDLLSAALGARGRGATGGARDPGSPPPPQGDTPPSEGSAPGSTSPDSPGGAKGEPPPPVGPGEGVGLLGTGREGTAGRGGSRAGSQHLTPAALLYRAAVTRSQKRGISSEEEEGEVDSEVELPPSQRWPQGPNMRQSLSTFSSENPSDVEEGTASEPSPSGTPEVGSTNTDERPDERSDDMCSQGSEIPLDPPASEVVPDPETSSLPIQHQDLLRGEQGPNPEDSDCDSTELDNSNSIDALRPPASLPP, via the exons ATGGCTTGCCTCCATGAGACCCGAACACCCTCTCCTTCCTTTGGGGGTTTTGTGTCTACTCTAAGTGAGGCTTCCATGCGCAAGCTGGATCCAGACACTTCAGACTGCACCCCTGAGAAGGACCTGACACCTACCCAATGTGTGCTTCGAGATGTTGTGCCTCTGGGTGGTcagggtgggggagggcccagcccctcCCCAGGTGGAGAGCCTCCCCCAGAGCCTTTTGCCAATAGTGTGCTCCAGCTACACGAGCAGGATACAGGTGGGCCAGGGGGAGCCACTGGGTCACCTGAGAGCCGAGCATCCAGAGTTCGAGCTGATGAGGTACGGCTGCAGTGCCAGAGTGGCAGTGGCTTCCTTGAAGGTCTCTTTGGCTGCCTGCGCCCTGTCTGGACAATGATTGGCAAAGCCTACTCCACAGAGCACAAGCAACAGCAGGAAG ACCTTTGGGAAGTCCCCTTTGAGGAAATCCTGGACCTGCAGTGGGTAGGCTCAGGGGCTCAGGGTGCTGTTTTCCTGGGACGCTTCCATGGGGAGGAAGTGGCTGTGAAGAAGGTTCGAGACCTCAAGGAGACCGACATCAAGCATCTTCGAAAGCTGAAGCACCCCAACATCATCACTTTCAA GGGTGTTTGCACACAGGCTCCCTGCTACTGCATCCTTATGGAATTCTGCGCTCAAGGCCAGCTATATGAGGTGCTCAGAGCTGGCCGCCCTGTCACACCTTCCTTGCTGGTTGACTGGTCTATGGGCATCGCTGGTGGCATGAATTACCTGCACCTGCACAAGATCATCCACAGAGACCTTAAATCCCCCAA CATGCTAATCACATACGATGATGTGGTGAAGATCTCAGATTTTGGCACTTCCAAGGagttgagtgacaagagcaccaaGATGTCCTTTGCAGGGACAGTGGCCTGGATGGCCCCTGAGGTGATACGCAATGAGCCTGTGTCTGAGAAGGTCGACATCTG GTCCTTTGGGGTGGTGCTATGGGAACTACTGACTGGCGAGATTCCCTACAAAGACGTAGACTCCTCAGCCATCATCTGGGGTGTAGGAAGCAACAGTCTCCACCTGCCTGTGCCCTCCAGCTGCCCAGATGGCTTTAAAATTCTCCTTCGCCAGTGCTG GAACAGCAAACCACGAAACCGCCCATCATTCCGACAGATATTACTACACCTGGATATCGCCTCAGCGGATGTGCTCTCCACACCCCAGGAGACTTACTTTAAGTCCCAG GCAGAGTGgcgggaagaagtcaaactgcaCTTTGAAAAGATTAAGTCAGAAGGAACATGTCTGCACCGCCTAGAAGAGGAGCTGGTGATGCGAAGAAGGGAGGAGCTCAG TGCAAAAATCATCTGCCTTTTCAGGCATGCCCTGGACATCAGGGAGCACTATGAGCGGAAGCTGGAGAGAGCCAACAACCTGTACATGGAACTGAACGCCCTCATGTTGCAACTAGAGCTCAAAGAGAGGGAGCTGCTCAG GAGAGAGCAGGCTTTAGAAAGGAGGTGTCCAGGTCTCCTAAAGTCACACCCTTCCCGAGGCCTCCTACATGGAAACACGATGGAGAAGCTTATCaagaaaaggaatgtgccacagaAACTGTCACCCCACAGCAAAAG GCCAGATATTCTCAAGACAGAGTCTTTGCTACCTAAACTAGATGCAGCACTAAGTGGGGTGGGGCTTCCTGGGTGTCCTAAGGGACCACCCTCACCAGGAAGGAGTCGCCGTGGCAAGACCCGTCACCGAAAGGCCAGTGCCAAGGGCAGCTGTGGAGACCTGCCTGGGCTTCGAGCAACATTGCCGCCCCACGAACCTGGAGGACTAGGAGGCCCAGGGGGCCTAGGAGTGGGTCCTTCAGCTTGGGATGCCTGCCCCCCTGCTCTCCGTGGACTCCACCATGACCTTCTACTGCGAAAGATGTCATCATCATCCCCAGATCTTCTATCAGCAGCACTGGGAGCCCGAGGCCGAGGAGCCACAGGGGGAGCTCGGGATCCTGGCTCACCTCCTCCACCCCAGGGCGATACTCCTCCAAGTGAGGGATCAGCTCCTGGTTCCACCAGCCCAGACTCACCTGGGGGGGCCAAAGGGGAACCACCTCCACCAGTAGGACCTGGTGAAGGTGTGGGGCTGCTGGGAACTGGAAGGGAAGGGACTGCAGGACGGGGAGGAAGCCGGGCTGGGTCCCAGCACTTGACCCCAGCTGCACTGCTGTACAGGGCTGCTGTGACTCGAAGTCAG AAACGTGGTATCTCAtctgaagaggaagaaggagaggtggACAGTGAAGTAGAGCTGCCCCCAAGTCAGAG GTGGCCTCAGGGCCCGAACATGCGACAGTCACTATCTACCTTCAGCTCAGAGAACCCATCGGATGTGGAGGAAGGTACAGCTAGTGAGCCTTCTCCCAGCGGTACACCAGAAGTTGGCAGTACCAACACTGATGAACGGCCAGATGAAAGGTCTGATGACATGTGCTCCCAGGGATCAGAAATCCCACTGGACCCCCCTGCTTCAGAGGTGgtccctgaccctgaaaccagctCCTTGCCCATTCAACACCAGGACCTACTCAGAGGTGAGCAG GGCCCCAATCCTGAGGACTCAGACTGTGACAGCACTGAATTGGACAACTCCAACAGCATTGATGCCCTGCGGCCCCCAGCCTCCCTTCCTCCATGA
- the Map3k12 gene encoding mitogen-activated protein kinase kinase kinase 12 isoform X5 yields the protein MCGPGWVEPRSRELRALLTQKGISQIGLGLHGRLTGETETWKTRRDKQRTWARCAALLAPEAMACLHETRTPSPSFGGFVSTLSEASMRKLDPDTSDCTPEKDLTPTQCVLRDVVPLGGQGGGGPSPSPGGEPPPEPFANSVLQLHEQDTGGPGGATGSPESRASRVRADEVRLQCQSGSGFLEGLFGCLRPVWTMIGKAYSTEHKQQQEDLWEVPFEEILDLQWVGSGAQGAVFLGRFHGEEVAVKKVRDLKETDIKHLRKLKHPNIITFKGVCTQAPCYCILMEFCAQGQLYEVLRAGRPVTPSLLVDWSMGIAGGMNYLHLHKIIHRDLKSPNMLITYDDVVKISDFGTSKELSDKSTKMSFAGTVAWMAPEVIRNEPVSEKVDIWSFGVVLWELLTGEIPYKDVDSSAIIWGVGSNSLHLPVPSSCPDGFKILLRQCWNSKPRNRPSFRQILLHLDIASADVLSTPQETYFKSQAEWREEVKLHFEKIKSEGTCLHRLEEELVMRRREELSAKIICLFRHALDIREHYERKLERANNLYMELNALMLQLELKERELLRREQALERRCPGLLKSHPSRGLLHGNTMEKLIKKRNVPQKLSPHSKRPDILKTESLLPKLDAALSGVGLPGCPKGPPSPGRSRRGKTRHRKASAKGSCGDLPGLRATLPPHEPGGLGGPGGLGVGPSAWDACPPALRGLHHDLLLRKMSSSSPDLLSAALGARGRGATGGARDPGSPPPPQGDTPPSEGSAPGSTSPDSPGGAKGEPPPPVGPGEGVGLLGTGREGTAGRGGSRAGSQHLTPAALLYRAAVTRSQKRGISSEEEEGEVDSEVELPPSQRWPQGPNMRQSLSTFSSENPSDVEEGTASEPSPSGTPEVGSTNTDERPDERSDDMCSQGSEIPLDPPASEVVPDPETSSLPIQHQDLLRGEQGPNPEDSDCDSTELDNSNSIDALRPPASLPP from the exons ATGTGCGGTCCTGGGTGGGTCGAGCCACGAAGTAGGGAGCTCAGGGCCTTGCTCACTCAGAAGGGCATTAGCCAGATAGGGTTGGGACTGCACGGAAGACTTACCGGTGAAACTGAGACTTGGAAGACAAGAAGGGATAAACAGCGCACCTG GGCCCGCTGCGCAGCACTCCTGGCTCCAGAGGCCATGGCTTGCCTCCATGAGACCCGAACACCCTCTCCTTCCTTTGGGGGTTTTGTGTCTACTCTAAGTGAGGCTTCCATGCGCAAGCTGGATCCAGACACTTCAGACTGCACCCCTGAGAAGGACCTGACACCTACCCAATGTGTGCTTCGAGATGTTGTGCCTCTGGGTGGTcagggtgggggagggcccagcccctcCCCAGGTGGAGAGCCTCCCCCAGAGCCTTTTGCCAATAGTGTGCTCCAGCTACACGAGCAGGATACAGGTGGGCCAGGGGGAGCCACTGGGTCACCTGAGAGCCGAGCATCCAGAGTTCGAGCTGATGAGGTACGGCTGCAGTGCCAGAGTGGCAGTGGCTTCCTTGAAGGTCTCTTTGGCTGCCTGCGCCCTGTCTGGACAATGATTGGCAAAGCCTACTCCACAGAGCACAAGCAACAGCAGGAAG ACCTTTGGGAAGTCCCCTTTGAGGAAATCCTGGACCTGCAGTGGGTAGGCTCAGGGGCTCAGGGTGCTGTTTTCCTGGGACGCTTCCATGGGGAGGAAGTGGCTGTGAAGAAGGTTCGAGACCTCAAGGAGACCGACATCAAGCATCTTCGAAAGCTGAAGCACCCCAACATCATCACTTTCAA GGGTGTTTGCACACAGGCTCCCTGCTACTGCATCCTTATGGAATTCTGCGCTCAAGGCCAGCTATATGAGGTGCTCAGAGCTGGCCGCCCTGTCACACCTTCCTTGCTGGTTGACTGGTCTATGGGCATCGCTGGTGGCATGAATTACCTGCACCTGCACAAGATCATCCACAGAGACCTTAAATCCCCCAA CATGCTAATCACATACGATGATGTGGTGAAGATCTCAGATTTTGGCACTTCCAAGGagttgagtgacaagagcaccaaGATGTCCTTTGCAGGGACAGTGGCCTGGATGGCCCCTGAGGTGATACGCAATGAGCCTGTGTCTGAGAAGGTCGACATCTG GTCCTTTGGGGTGGTGCTATGGGAACTACTGACTGGCGAGATTCCCTACAAAGACGTAGACTCCTCAGCCATCATCTGGGGTGTAGGAAGCAACAGTCTCCACCTGCCTGTGCCCTCCAGCTGCCCAGATGGCTTTAAAATTCTCCTTCGCCAGTGCTG GAACAGCAAACCACGAAACCGCCCATCATTCCGACAGATATTACTACACCTGGATATCGCCTCAGCGGATGTGCTCTCCACACCCCAGGAGACTTACTTTAAGTCCCAG GCAGAGTGgcgggaagaagtcaaactgcaCTTTGAAAAGATTAAGTCAGAAGGAACATGTCTGCACCGCCTAGAAGAGGAGCTGGTGATGCGAAGAAGGGAGGAGCTCAG TGCAAAAATCATCTGCCTTTTCAGGCATGCCCTGGACATCAGGGAGCACTATGAGCGGAAGCTGGAGAGAGCCAACAACCTGTACATGGAACTGAACGCCCTCATGTTGCAACTAGAGCTCAAAGAGAGGGAGCTGCTCAG GAGAGAGCAGGCTTTAGAAAGGAGGTGTCCAGGTCTCCTAAAGTCACACCCTTCCCGAGGCCTCCTACATGGAAACACGATGGAGAAGCTTATCaagaaaaggaatgtgccacagaAACTGTCACCCCACAGCAAAAG GCCAGATATTCTCAAGACAGAGTCTTTGCTACCTAAACTAGATGCAGCACTAAGTGGGGTGGGGCTTCCTGGGTGTCCTAAGGGACCACCCTCACCAGGAAGGAGTCGCCGTGGCAAGACCCGTCACCGAAAGGCCAGTGCCAAGGGCAGCTGTGGAGACCTGCCTGGGCTTCGAGCAACATTGCCGCCCCACGAACCTGGAGGACTAGGAGGCCCAGGGGGCCTAGGAGTGGGTCCTTCAGCTTGGGATGCCTGCCCCCCTGCTCTCCGTGGACTCCACCATGACCTTCTACTGCGAAAGATGTCATCATCATCCCCAGATCTTCTATCAGCAGCACTGGGAGCCCGAGGCCGAGGAGCCACAGGGGGAGCTCGGGATCCTGGCTCACCTCCTCCACCCCAGGGCGATACTCCTCCAAGTGAGGGATCAGCTCCTGGTTCCACCAGCCCAGACTCACCTGGGGGGGCCAAAGGGGAACCACCTCCACCAGTAGGACCTGGTGAAGGTGTGGGGCTGCTGGGAACTGGAAGGGAAGGGACTGCAGGACGGGGAGGAAGCCGGGCTGGGTCCCAGCACTTGACCCCAGCTGCACTGCTGTACAGGGCTGCTGTGACTCGAAGTCAG AAACGTGGTATCTCAtctgaagaggaagaaggagaggtggACAGTGAAGTAGAGCTGCCCCCAAGTCAGAG GTGGCCTCAGGGCCCGAACATGCGACAGTCACTATCTACCTTCAGCTCAGAGAACCCATCGGATGTGGAGGAAGGTACAGCTAGTGAGCCTTCTCCCAGCGGTACACCAGAAGTTGGCAGTACCAACACTGATGAACGGCCAGATGAAAGGTCTGATGACATGTGCTCCCAGGGATCAGAAATCCCACTGGACCCCCCTGCTTCAGAGGTGgtccctgaccctgaaaccagctCCTTGCCCATTCAACACCAGGACCTACTCAGAGGTGAGCAG GGCCCCAATCCTGAGGACTCAGACTGTGACAGCACTGAATTGGACAACTCCAACAGCATTGATGCCCTGCGGCCCCCAGCCTCCCTTCCTCCATGA